A region of the Burkholderia savannae genome:
AGTAAAGCGGCAATTGCCGCGTGCCTGGTTCAATCGCGCGCCCTGAATCGTTTAATTGGGCCCACTACGATCAGGATGACTCCAACAGCCGCGATAAGAACCGGCACGATGAAAACAAACATCACCTGTGTTTCACTTTGAATATGCCACTGGTCAAATCCGCCAATGGCTAGAGGGTGTTATGAACTTTGCCGCCGATAAGACAAGATGTCGGGATGAAAACCCGCAAGCCTTATCCGAGCGATGTCAGCGACGAAGAATGGTCGTTCGTTGTGCCGTATCTGGCGCTGGTGCGAGAAGACAGCGAACAACGCCGCCACGAACTTCGCGAGGTCTTCAATGCGCTGCGCTGGCTGATCAGAAGCGGCGCGCCGTGGCGCATGTTGCCTAATGACCTGCCCCCGTGGGAAGCGGTCTATCAACAGACGCAGCGCTGGATGCGAGCGGACTGTTTCGAGGTGAACGTGCATGATCTGCGAGAACCGTTGCGCGTGTGCGATGGACGCAAAGCGCAACCCAGTGCCACGATCCTGGACAGCCGTACATTGCAATCGACACCGGAATCCGGCTCGCGCACCGGCTACGACCGCGCGAAGCGCCTCAAGAGTTCGAAAGTGCATCTGGCGGT
Encoded here:
- a CDS encoding IS5 family transposase codes for the protein MKTRKPYPSDVSDEEWSFVVPYLALVREDSEQRRHELREVFNALRWLIRSGAPWRMLPNDLPPWEAVYQQTQRWMRADCFEVNVHDLREPLRVCDGRKAQPSATILDSRTLQSTPESGSRTGYDRAKRLKSSKVHLAVDTPDQLLALHVTPANEQDRTQVEQLAHAVQELTGQSVALAYVDQGYTGEAARQAAQSHGIELEVLKHTEAKRGFVLLPRRWVVERSFSWAARFRRLARDGKRLPHTLAGFHFLAFTCLMLPKIIAFIHLGS